A portion of the Sabethes cyaneus chromosome 3, idSabCyanKW18_F2, whole genome shotgun sequence genome contains these proteins:
- the LOC128740140 gene encoding mitochondrial proton/calcium exchanger protein isoform X4 codes for MKAFVVLGHFAAPGSFGVRNRFVSYRTKRSGLYQLSYSALPASSRNIAVLSVSPTNTTLLDALGYSYNNDGAIRCISTTAVHFDQPSSKVEATVQTIKQSKKEQEQTNEAATTASTVTSAARETAGAAASAAAVPSSQSQVVPAAPVKKTLKQRIWAEMVHYYHGFRLLFIDINISRKLLWRVLNGKTLTRREHRLLVRTTSDLFRLLPFSVFIIVPFMELLLPLAIKLFPGMLPSTFQTATEREDKIKQNLKVKLEMAKFLQKTLDDMAVTNKEHRSQAAKDFSEFFAKVRTSDNFTVANEDIIKYSKLFEDEITLDSLSRLQLQALCRVLEMSPIGTSNLLRFQLRMKLRSLAADDRTIQKEGIESLNLSELQAACRARGMRAYGTTEERLQSQLREWINMSLNEKVPPSLLLLSRALMLPENVTTSDKLKATISSLPDSVATVTKAAIGEREGKIDNKTKIEVIKEEERKIKEEREEEKEKQKEIAEILVDKAPIVTEDTVIHLSEPVVQAKVAPEQPATAATAAAAAEEITSKDLEAIGDALGSLSKDKKTLLVEKEEIKDLKEEIADYQEDVQELQEVITAAPGEVKVKESRAAKMLYKKVNSMISKMDTVLADLEKKEQELKEQVSAAEEQKLESDPACQASEELVRIDELMSAIKKIQQVPDDSRLDQISKILGKIDDDHDGHIKVEDVLKVIETIGKENVQLKTKQLDELIDLLDKEEILEAEDKIEKALIKSLEAKEKQKEQKSKENEKLLEVQDKATDLSLAENSAVDVDEAKKGSKETKLAEPMIDTYVLQKAAERKNEQMMSNVTSSGDLDTKTSVDAANIPPTIVAPPKSPNSTQNKTV; via the exons ATGAAAGCATTTGTTGTTCTTGGCCATTTTGCCGCACCAGGAAGCTTTG GTGTGCGGAACCGATTTGTCAGCTATCGAACGAAAAGGTCAGGATTATATCAGCTTAGTTATTCTGCCCTTCCTGCAAGCAGTAGGAATATTGCTGTATTGAGTGTTTCACCAACCAATACAACGTTACTAGATGCATTAGGTTATAGCTATAATAATGACGGCGCTATTAGGTGTATTTCAACGACTGCGGTGCACTTCGATCAGCCCTCGTCCAAGGTGGAGGCTACAGTACAAAcaatcaaacaatctaaaaaagaACAGGAGCAAACCAATGAAGCTGCAACTACTGCATCTACTGTGACGAGCGCTGCTCGTGAAACGGCAGGTGCTGCTGcatctgctgctgctgtacCCTCCAGTCAGAGCCAAGTAGTTCCAGCGGCGCCGGTGAAGAAAACGCTCAAACAGCGAATATGGGCTGAAATGGTACATTACTACCATGGCTTTCGGTTATTGTTTATAGACATTAACATCAGTCGGAAACTACTTTGGCGAGTACTTAATGGTAAAACGTTAACGCGTCGCGAGCACCGGTTATTGGTGCGAACTACTTCGGATCTGTTTCGATTACTCCCATTTTCGGTGTTTATAATAGTGCCCTTCATGGAATTATTACTACCATTGGCAATCAAACTGTTTCCCGGAATGCTCCCATCGACATTCCAGACTGCAACCGAGCGGGAGGATAAAATCAAGCAGAACCTCAAAGTGAAACTAGAAATGGCTAAGTTTCTGCAGAAAACATTGGATGATATGGCTGTGACGAATAAAGAACATCGGTCACAGGCTGCGAAGGATTTCAGTGAGTTCTTTGCCAAAGTTCGTACCAGTGACAACTTCACTGTTGCTAATGAGGATATTATAAAGTACTCCAAATTGTTTGAAGATGAAATAACTTTGGATTCGTTATCCCGTCTGCAACTGCAGGCACTTTGTCGTGTGCTGGAAATGTCTCCGATTGGCACTTCAAATCTGCTTCGTTTTCAGCTTCGAATGAAATTAAGAAGTTTAGCTGCTGATGATCGAACTATTCAAAAAGAGGGAATAGAATCGTTAAACCTCTCTGAGTTGCAGGCAGCTTGTCGTGCGCGTGGCATGCGTGCTTATGGTACAACCGAAGAACGACTTCAGTCGCAATTACGCGAGTGGATCAATATGAGCCTGAACGAAAAAGTGCCACCCTCGTTGCTCCTACTTTCGCGAGCTTTGATGTTGCCGGAGAATGTGACAACTAGCGATAAGCTGAAGGCAACCATCTCATCTCTTCCTGACTCCGTGGCAACCGTCACGAAAGCTGCTATCGGCGAACGTGAAGGCAAGATCGATAACAAAACTAAAATTGAAGTCATCAAAGAGGAGGAACGCAAAATCAAAGAAGAGAGAgaagaggaaaaagaaaagcaaaaggaAATTGCTGAAATCTTGGTGGACAAAGCGCCAATTGTTACCGAAGATACGGTCATCCATCTAAGTGAACCTGTAGTGCAAGCTAAGGTAGCTCCGGAAcaaccagcaacagcagcaacagcagcagcagcagctgaagAGATTACTAGTAAAGACCTGGAAGCTATCGGTGATGCGTTGGGAAGCTTGAGTAAGGACAAGAAAACGTTGTTGGTCGAGAAGGAAGAAATTAAGGACTTGAAGGAGGAAATCGCTGATTACCAGGAAGATGTCCAGGAGCTACAAGAG GTCATCACTGCTGCTCCGGGTGAAGTGAAGGTGAAGGAATCACGGGCAGCCAAAATGCTGTACAAGAAGGTTAACTCGATGATCAGTAAAATGGATACGGTGCTGGCTGATTTGGAGAAGAAAGAGCAGGAGCTGAAAGAGCAAGTAAGCGCCGCTGAAGAACAAAAATTGGAAAGCGATCCTGCATGCCAGGCTAGCGAGGAACTCGTTAGAATCGACGAATTGATGTCTGCCATCAAGAAG ATTCAGCAAGTCCCAGATGACTCCCGGTTAGATCAGATATCTAAAATCCTAGGAAAAATCGACGATGATCACGATGGCCACATCAAAGTAGAAGACGTTCTGAAG GTTATCGAAACAATTGGCAAGGAAAACGTTCAGTTGAAAACCAAACAGCTTGACGAATTGATCGATTTGCTGGACAAGGAGGAAATCCTAGAAGCGGAGGATAAGATCGAGAAAGCTCTCATCAAGAGCCTTGAGGCCAAAGAGAAGCAAAAGGAGCAGAAGAGCAAGGAAAATGAAAAGCTGCTGGAGGTGCAGGACAAAGCGACAGATCTGTCGCTGGCTGAAAATTCTGCTGTAGATGTAGATGAAGCGAAAAAGGGATCAAAAGAAACGAAG CTGGCCGAACCAATGATCGATACGTACGTACTACAAAAAGCTGCCGAGAGGAAAAACGAGCAAATGATGTCGAATGTTACTTCGTCAGGTGATCTTGATACGAAAACGTCAGTTGACGCAGCGAATATTCCCCCAACCATTGTTGCACCACCAAAATCACCTAATTCAACGCAAAATAAAACAGTGTGA